A region of Cellulophaga sp. RHA19 DNA encodes the following proteins:
- a CDS encoding rolling circle replication-associated protein → MIVKNTYGTSVAFTTKMFGVIPKDEFTGSALQRKKQEPSKRKSKKPLKASGEVKLRSLSKRSKQKIRKKITCFARCYKRLSFVTLTFLNKVEDKQAVDLLRKFLDNVKKRSKDFQYVWVAERQDKNTEFVENVHFHIITNKYWKIDKWWNYWLDLQRKNGVLPRDKNFKPSSAFDVKQLNSSNIKSIASYVTKYVTKNNAGFKCQVWNCSKRISELYTDFYTTTEFTDQFKRLNAVMKEFDIKDQNKKPFLNIKMINLNRQTLPLYKRLDDKNKAIK, encoded by the coding sequence ATGATAGTCAAGAACACTTATGGCACAAGCGTGGCATTTACAACCAAAATGTTTGGGGTAATTCCTAAAGATGAATTTACAGGCTCTGCGCTACAACGCAAAAAGCAAGAACCTAGTAAAAGAAAATCTAAGAAACCTTTAAAAGCGAGCGGAGAGGTAAAACTCCGCTCACTTTCTAAACGGTCTAAACAGAAAATAAGAAAGAAAATAACTTGCTTTGCTAGGTGCTACAAGCGTTTAAGTTTTGTTACACTTACTTTTTTAAATAAAGTTGAAGACAAGCAAGCTGTAGACTTACTACGTAAATTTTTAGATAACGTAAAAAAACGTAGTAAAGATTTTCAATATGTATGGGTTGCAGAACGCCAAGATAAAAACACCGAGTTTGTAGAAAATGTACATTTCCACATTATCACTAACAAATATTGGAAAATAGACAAGTGGTGGAATTACTGGTTAGACCTACAGCGCAAAAATGGAGTTTTACCAAGAGATAAAAACTTTAAACCCTCTAGTGCTTTTGATGTAAAGCAATTAAACTCTAGCAACATTAAATCTATTGCATCCTACGTAACTAAATATGTTACTAAAAATAATGCAGGTTTTAAATGTCAGGTTTGGAACTGTTCTAAGCGTATTTCAGAACTATACACAGACTTTTACACTACTACTGAGTTTACAGACCAGTTCAAGCGATTAAACGCAGTAATGAAAGAATTTGACATAAAAGACCAAAACAAAAAACCCTTTTTAAATATCAAGATGATAAACTTAAACAGGCAAACATTACCACTTTACAAAAGATTAGACGATAAAAACAAAGCAATAAAATAA
- a CDS encoding helix-turn-helix domain-containing protein codes for MTKVMLSTLELSDIKKVVEEVIENKLKNLNPPEKEGLKLLSRKDTAKLLCISLPTLHDWTKTGVVKAHRIGNRILYKLEEVNDALNSIKTSKNEGGLLC; via the coding sequence ATGACAAAAGTAATGCTAAGTACATTAGAGCTTTCCGACATTAAAAAAGTTGTTGAGGAAGTTATTGAAAACAAGTTGAAAAACTTAAACCCTCCTGAAAAGGAGGGTCTAAAACTCTTATCAAGAAAAGATACAGCTAAACTACTTTGTATCTCGTTGCCCACACTTCACGATTGGACAAAAACAGGAGTTGTAAAAGCTCATAGAATTGGGAACAGAATTCTTTACAAACTGGAAGAAGTTAATGATGCTTTAAACTCAATTAAAACATCAAAAAATGAAGGGGGGTTATTATGCTAA